From one Zhongshania sp. R06B22 genomic stretch:
- the nirB gene encoding nitrite reductase large subunit NirB, translating to MTNKQRLLIVGNGPVGHQFIESIVESGQSDRFDITVIGEEPRHAYDRVHLTAWFETREAASLNMVKEGFYSNNGITVFSNEKVIEIDRAAKCVSTDKGQQYNYDKLILSTGSFPFVPPVPGHDRKNCFVYRTIEDLEAITAAAANAKVGAVVGGGLLGLEAAKAIKDLGLKTHVIEFAPRLMAVQVDEGGGALLRRKIEDLGVSVHTQKNTQHIVDGEDCVHKLQFADGAELETDILVFSAGIRPQDALARQSELEVGPRGGIVINDYCQTSDPAIYAIGECALWGGRIYGLIAPGWDMARTAVDHVLGGIQETSFTGADMSTKLKLMGVDVASIGDAHASTPGAKCYTFIDEKAEVYKKIVVSQDGQHLLGAVLIGEANDYGTLLQFALNKITLPEQPESMILPSLDGSAGPGLGVDALPDVAQICSCNNVSKGDLCAAVQGGAMTVGDLKAGTKAATTCGGCTALVGQVLNAELTKMGVEVNTDLCEHFPYTRQEIYHLVRVGEIKSFDELLEKHGTGHGCEICKPTGASILASCWNDYILEPKHASLQDTNDRYLANMQKNGTYSVVPRMAGGEVTPDGLIAVGQVAKKYQLYTKITGGQRVDLFGATLDQLPLIWEELISAGFESGHAYGKSLRTVKSCVGSTWCRYGVQDSVGQAIDLENRYKGLRSPHKLKMAVSGCTRECAEAQSKDVGIIATEKGWNLYLCGNGGMKPRHGDLFASDIDTDTMVKYIDRFLMFYVRTADRLQRTSVWMENLEGGLDYLRKVIIDDSLGICADLEAEMENVVNTYQCEWKTTVENPEKVKQFRSFVNSDKSDQEIVFIQERGQIRPATEAEKIADTDLIAVA from the coding sequence ATGACTAACAAACAACGCCTACTCATTGTTGGGAACGGTCCGGTTGGCCATCAGTTTATTGAATCGATTGTCGAAAGTGGTCAGTCAGATCGATTCGATATTACTGTCATTGGCGAAGAGCCCCGACACGCTTACGACCGAGTTCATCTCACGGCGTGGTTTGAAACCCGTGAAGCCGCCTCCTTGAATATGGTGAAAGAAGGTTTTTACAGTAATAACGGCATCACCGTTTTTAGTAATGAAAAAGTCATTGAGATTGATCGTGCCGCTAAATGTGTCAGCACCGATAAAGGCCAACAATACAACTACGACAAACTTATTTTATCCACCGGCTCTTTTCCGTTCGTGCCGCCAGTGCCTGGCCACGACCGCAAAAATTGCTTTGTATACCGAACCATCGAAGATTTGGAAGCTATTACCGCCGCCGCTGCGAATGCAAAAGTCGGCGCCGTTGTCGGCGGCGGTTTGCTCGGTCTGGAGGCAGCGAAAGCGATAAAAGACCTGGGCTTAAAAACCCACGTCATCGAATTTGCCCCTCGCCTCATGGCCGTGCAGGTTGACGAGGGCGGCGGCGCTCTGCTGCGACGGAAGATCGAAGATCTCGGCGTGTCAGTGCACACCCAAAAAAATACCCAACACATCGTTGACGGCGAAGACTGCGTTCACAAATTACAATTTGCCGATGGCGCCGAGCTGGAAACCGATATATTGGTATTCTCTGCGGGCATTCGCCCACAAGATGCACTTGCCCGCCAAAGTGAGCTCGAAGTTGGCCCGCGCGGTGGCATCGTGATTAATGACTATTGCCAAACGTCTGACCCGGCCATATACGCCATTGGTGAATGCGCACTCTGGGGTGGCCGTATTTATGGTCTTATCGCGCCTGGCTGGGACATGGCCCGCACCGCAGTAGACCATGTCTTAGGCGGCATTCAAGAAACAAGCTTCACCGGCGCCGACATGAGTACTAAACTCAAGCTAATGGGCGTTGATGTCGCGTCTATCGGTGACGCCCACGCCAGCACGCCGGGCGCCAAGTGCTATACCTTTATTGACGAAAAAGCCGAAGTTTACAAAAAAATTGTGGTTAGCCAAGACGGCCAGCATCTGCTGGGCGCGGTATTGATTGGTGAAGCCAATGACTACGGCACGCTGCTACAGTTCGCACTAAACAAAATTACGCTACCCGAACAACCGGAAAGTATGATCCTGCCCAGCTTGGACGGCAGTGCCGGCCCCGGCCTTGGGGTAGATGCCCTACCTGATGTCGCCCAGATTTGCTCCTGCAACAATGTCAGCAAGGGTGATCTTTGCGCCGCAGTGCAAGGCGGCGCTATGACGGTTGGTGATCTGAAAGCGGGCACCAAGGCCGCAACCACCTGCGGCGGCTGCACCGCACTAGTGGGGCAGGTACTCAATGCTGAACTCACTAAAATGGGTGTCGAGGTCAACACCGATCTCTGCGAGCATTTCCCATATACCCGCCAGGAAATCTACCACCTGGTTAGAGTCGGCGAAATTAAATCCTTCGATGAGCTTTTAGAAAAACACGGCACAGGCCACGGATGTGAAATTTGTAAGCCCACTGGCGCATCCATTCTCGCATCATGCTGGAATGACTACATTCTCGAGCCCAAGCACGCCAGCCTGCAAGACACTAACGATCGCTACCTTGCCAATATGCAAAAGAACGGCACCTACTCTGTCGTGCCGCGCATGGCCGGTGGTGAGGTTACCCCAGACGGCTTAATTGCCGTCGGCCAGGTGGCTAAAAAATACCAGCTCTATACAAAAATTACTGGCGGCCAGCGTGTTGATTTATTCGGCGCCACCCTAGACCAACTTCCGCTTATTTGGGAAGAATTAATCAGTGCTGGCTTTGAATCGGGTCACGCCTATGGCAAGTCTTTGCGTACGGTTAAATCCTGTGTGGGCTCAACCTGGTGCCGCTATGGCGTACAAGACAGTGTCGGCCAAGCCATCGATCTAGAAAACCGCTATAAAGGCCTGCGATCACCCCACAAACTTAAAATGGCGGTATCGGGTTGCACCCGTGAATGCGCAGAAGCGCAGAGCAAAGATGTGGGCATTATTGCCACTGAAAAGGGCTGGAACCTCTATTTGTGCGGCAATGGGGGCATGAAGCCACGCCACGGAGATCTATTTGCCTCAGATATAGACACCGACACCATGGTGAAATATATCGACCGCTTCTTGATGTTCTATGTTCGCACCGCAGACCGCCTGCAACGCACCTCAGTGTGGATGGAGAACCTAGAGGGCGGCCTGGACTATCTCCGCAAGGTCATTATCGATGACTCGCTAGGCATTTGTGCCGATCTTGAAGCCGAAATGGAAAACGTCGTGAACACCTATCAATGCGAATGGAAAACTACCGTTGAAAATCCGGAGAAGGTGAAGCAGTTCCGCAGTTTTGTGAACTCTGACAAAAGCGACCAGGAAATTGTGTTTATTCAAGAACGTGGCCAGATACGTCCCGCGACCGAAGCCGAAAAAATTGCTGACACCGATTTAATCGCCGTCGCTTAA
- the nirD gene encoding nitrite reductase small subunit NirD gives MSWTTVCRLDDILPNTGVAALIDQTQVAIFRVGDAVYALANKDPFSNANVLSRGIICSIQGTLAVASPIYKQHFSLTAGQCLEDDSVSIDCYEVRTEGDTVQILISH, from the coding sequence ATGTCGTGGACAACTGTTTGCCGCCTCGATGACATATTGCCAAACACCGGTGTTGCCGCCCTAATTGATCAAACCCAAGTAGCCATATTTCGTGTCGGTGACGCCGTTTACGCCCTGGCTAATAAAGACCCTTTTAGCAATGCCAATGTGCTTTCCAGAGGCATTATTTGCAGCATACAGGGCACGCTCGCGGTGGCTTCACCAATTTACAAACAACACTTTAGCCTTACGGCAGGACAGTGCCTAGAAGACGACAGCGTCTCTATCGACTGCTACGAAGTGCGCACCGAAGGCGATACGGTGCAAATCCTTATTAGCCATTAA
- a CDS encoding NarK family nitrate/nitrite MFS transporter, whose amino-acid sequence MSSSTLNVLDLKQDKIRLLHLSWFAFFLTFLVWFSFAPMLSSIQEAFDLSSQQVKALMILNVALTIPARVVVGMLVDRFGPRVVFSALLIIGGVVCVAFATADSYEMIALLRFLMGFIGAGFVIGIRLVGEWFPARQVGLAEGVYGGWGNFGSAAGAMTLPTLALYYGGDDGWRYAIGTTGVLAFLYGFFFYWRARNTPKGSTYFKPKKSGGLVVSSKRDLVFYIAMCVPMYLALAVLTWKLSPANLGLLSEVACMALYLVLAVLFVVQVSQILRVNSDVLNNVPIPPMQQYKFKQVAILNVAYFVTFGSELAVVSMLPLFFMETFTLSAVQAGMLASGFAFMNLVARPGGGYLSDRFGRRKSLSILVSGLTLGYMVLSQIDAAWPIWLAVVATMCCSFFVQAGEGAVFAIVPLVKRSMTGQIAGMTGAYGNVGAVIFLTVLSFVSNGDFFLVIAACAAVVFVAVQYMEEPAGHTAEVNDDGSVALIEVS is encoded by the coding sequence ATGTCTTCCTCGACCCTTAACGTGCTTGATCTCAAGCAAGATAAAATTCGCCTACTGCATCTTAGTTGGTTTGCTTTCTTTCTTACTTTTTTAGTGTGGTTTAGCTTTGCGCCGATGCTGTCGTCCATTCAAGAAGCCTTTGATCTGAGTAGCCAGCAGGTTAAAGCCTTGATGATTTTGAACGTCGCTTTGACGATCCCTGCGCGAGTGGTGGTGGGTATGTTAGTGGATCGCTTCGGTCCGCGCGTTGTCTTCAGTGCCTTACTTATTATTGGCGGTGTGGTGTGTGTGGCATTCGCGACGGCTGATAGCTATGAAATGATCGCGCTGCTACGCTTTTTAATGGGCTTTATTGGCGCTGGCTTTGTTATCGGTATTCGCCTGGTAGGTGAGTGGTTCCCCGCGCGCCAAGTTGGCTTGGCGGAGGGCGTATATGGCGGCTGGGGTAACTTTGGTTCCGCAGCAGGTGCAATGACCTTGCCTACCTTAGCGCTGTACTACGGTGGTGATGACGGCTGGCGCTACGCGATCGGCACGACCGGCGTTCTGGCATTCCTTTATGGTTTTTTCTTTTACTGGCGCGCCCGCAATACTCCTAAGGGTTCTACCTATTTTAAACCCAAGAAGTCCGGTGGATTGGTGGTGAGTAGCAAGCGCGATTTAGTTTTTTATATTGCCATGTGCGTACCTATGTATCTCGCTCTGGCGGTATTGACATGGAAATTATCGCCGGCGAACTTGGGTTTGTTGAGCGAAGTCGCTTGTATGGCCTTATACCTAGTGTTGGCGGTCTTGTTTGTGGTGCAAGTTAGCCAGATATTAAGAGTGAATAGTGATGTCCTGAACAACGTCCCAATTCCGCCTATGCAGCAATACAAGTTTAAGCAAGTGGCTATTCTTAATGTGGCTTACTTTGTGACCTTTGGCTCTGAATTGGCGGTGGTCTCGATGTTGCCGTTGTTCTTTATGGAGACCTTTACACTGAGCGCGGTGCAGGCTGGCATGTTGGCATCGGGCTTTGCTTTTATGAACTTGGTTGCTCGTCCCGGTGGCGGTTATTTGTCCGATCGATTTGGTCGCCGTAAATCCCTGTCAATTTTGGTTTCTGGTTTGACCTTGGGTTATATGGTCTTGAGTCAGATTGATGCTGCGTGGCCGATTTGGCTGGCGGTGGTGGCTACCATGTGCTGTTCATTCTTTGTGCAGGCTGGCGAAGGTGCAGTATTTGCTATTGTGCCGCTTGTTAAGCGCAGCATGACAGGGCAAATTGCCGGCATGACTGGGGCCTATGGGAATGTTGGCGCGGTTATCTTCCTAACGGTGCTGTCCTTCGTTAGTAATGGCGACTTCTTCTTGGTGATTGCAGCCTGCGCGGCAGTCGTGTTTGTAGCGGTGCAGTATATGGAAGAGCCTGCGGGCCATACGGCCGAGGTGAATGATGACGGCAGTGTTGCGCTGATTGAAGTAAGCTAG